TGAGCAGTTGAACACCCGCAAGGTACTCACGGAATGATTTGTGCCGAAAAACATACTCCTTGTCGCCATACTCCACCAGCACCCCGGCCCGGTCCACAAGATTTTTGCAGAACTCCCCTGCGGGAAGAGAATTGTAGAGCGTGTCGAGCAGCTTTTGCATTTTCTGCTGCATTGCAATCCGGTCAGCTTCGTCTGTTTTCAGCTCTTCCTGCATCCAGAGAGAAACCGGGCTCAGTACTCGCCGAGCATCTTTGGCTGCAAGCAGCGGATAGATTCCCCTGCGACGGTCACGATAATCGAGCATATAATTCAATGCAGCATCATAGAGTTCTGAACGCCCTGCTGGCAGAAACTCCCTCTCTTTCCAGAGCATTGCCATAATCTGCAAGAGCAGGGGGACACCTGCCAGAGAGTGCATACTCCTGTTTTTTTCCTGCGCGAGAAACGTAATAACTGCGTCAGCTTTTTGCGCCGCTTTTTGAGCGGCCTGTTGTTCCTGCCGAGCTCTCAACTCCGGTTCATCCCGAGCACTGAGAGGTATCTCCCGAAAAAATGCTGCACTAAACCAAAGATGCAAAAACTCAGCCTGTTTTTCCTTGGTAAAGTCCATGATATCGGCCCGCAGATGGCTTGCCTCAAGCTCGATGCCATCCCCCTTCCGGTAACCTGTGCTTCGGGAGGTAACCACAAATCGGGCATTTGTAAACCTTGAAACCGTTCGGTCAATCCAGTCACAAGCAGCCTTCCGATCATCGACGTTGCTGATTTCATCCAGTCCATCAAGGAGTACAAGGGTTGAGTCCTCACCAAGCCAGCCCGCAAAAAGGTTTTCTTTAATTTTGAGAAAATATTTTTCAGACCATGCGGAAAGAGCTGCCGGCAATGAGGGATAACCGGTATCACTCTTGTTGATATCACGCAACGGGAGGTAAAAAACATTGACTGGTTCACTAAAACCAAATTCATGACATCTACCGTTATCAAGGCATGAAAGTGCATAATATTTGAGCAATGTTGTTTTACCAGAACCCGGATCGCCAATAACCAGTAGCAAGTGATGCTTTTGAAAAACAAAACTCATCACTTCTTCAGGGGCACGAACGCGCTCTTCTTTTTTGGGTTCACAGAGATCGCCCTCAGTATGGGATCGTGCTTCGCAGCGCCATGTATCAGAAAGACTCAACGAAACAAAGGTATCCTTATGCCTTACAGAAAAACTCTCGATTGCCGGAGAACCCGAAAGGTTGGTATTGCCAAGTTGCTCTGTCAGCGTTGAGTGGTAGAGCTGGAGAAGCGAATCTGTGTTGAAATCAAGTGGTTGATACCTGTTTTTCATTGAGGTATCATCACCACATTCTTTTGAACAGAACCACCGGTGAACCTGTATATCAAGCTGATGAGCAAGTTTTTCCCGGAACTCATGACGCTCGTCATACTCCTCTATCAGCGCATTCGATTGTAGTGATTCCCTGAAGCGATCAAGTGCCTCAATCTGTTCGATAGTAACATCCTTCCTCCGGTATGGCACATTTGAGAAATAGAGCATGACCAATTTTCCGGCTGCCATCATTCTCTCAACCTCTTCAACCGCCCCGCCTGGAGCAACACCAGTACCTGTGCCAATGCGTGTCCAGAAAATACCGATAGCAAAATCACATTCATCAACAATCTGTTTATTGAGTATCCCCTGCACCCGCCCCCCGGTTTCAGGCGCTGCATGTGATTCCCATAACACCGCTTCGAGCATCAGCGGACGCTGTGGCCGAGCATTCCATTTCTTTATGACATCTTCCGCCATTTCACGCTCAGCAACAACATCAGAGGGTGATGCGACAAGTACCTTTATGATCCGAATATTTTTATCACTCATTCTTTCTATCATTTATCAATCATTTTCTGACAAAAATAACGCCGTCAATGCCGTCCAATTTCATAACACAACATCTCAGAAGTTCATGACGGAGAAGCAGAACGAACAACCCGAAAACCAATCTCGGAGGAACTATAAAACGGACTCTGAAAACCGGGAGCTGAGCAGCGCAGATAATCGGGAGTAGTGTCCCACGAACCGCCTCTCAAGAAAAAACGCTCTTTTTCTTTCTCATTCTCATTCCTGTGTTCCATCCACTCCCACACATTTCCTGCCATATCATACAACCCGTCAGGAGTCGCACCATCGGGATAAACACCAACCAGTGTTGTTGTCTCTTTCTTGCTCATCTTATAATTTGCACGTTGCTGCGTTGGAGAAGAACTGCCCCATGGATAGGGGCGTTGTTCCTTGCCGCTGGCACAATATTCCCACTCAATCTCTGTCGGCAGCCGATACAATCCTGCATCCATGCATCCCGTTTCAAGACATGAAAGCCAGTAGCAATACGCTTTTGCGGCATACCAGCTTACCCCAACCACCGGTTGATGATCCTTGTTGAATCGGTCATCATCTTCATAAACGGAACGTAAGCGCTCTGTCAAATCCGACTCCCCCTGAAGATAGTCGTAGAATCCCGTCTCGTGAATTTTGTTTGCATAAAGCAAGCAACTTTTGCCTAAAAATTTCGGTAGACAGTACCTCAATAAAAGAGCC
The DNA window shown above is from Pelodictyon phaeoclathratiforme BU-1 and carries:
- a CDS encoding SUMF1/EgtB/PvdO family nonheme iron enzyme; amino-acid sequence: MSDKNIRIIKVLVASPSDVVAEREMAEDVIKKWNARPQRPLMLEAVLWESHAAPETGGRVQGILNKQIVDECDFAIGIFWTRIGTGTGVAPGGAVEEVERMMAAGKLVMLYFSNVPYRRKDVTIEQIEALDRFRESLQSNALIEEYDERHEFREKLAHQLDIQVHRWFCSKECGDDTSMKNRYQPLDFNTDSLLQLYHSTLTEQLGNTNLSGSPAIESFSVRHKDTFVSLSLSDTWRCEARSHTEGDLCEPKKEERVRAPEEVMSFVFQKHHLLLVIGDPGSGKTTLLKYYALSCLDNGRCHEFGFSEPVNVFYLPLRDINKSDTGYPSLPAALSAWSEKYFLKIKENLFAGWLGEDSTLVLLDGLDEISNVDDRKAACDWIDRTVSRFTNARFVVTSRSTGYRKGDGIELEASHLRADIMDFTKEKQAEFLHLWFSAAFFREIPLSARDEPELRARQEQQAAQKAAQKADAVITFLAQEKNRSMHSLAGVPLLLQIMAMLWKEREFLPAGRSELYDAALNYMLDYRDRRRGIYPLLAAKDARRVLSPVSLWMQEELKTDEADRIAMQQKMQKLLDTLYNSLPAGEFCKNLVDRAGVLVEYGDKEYVFRHKSFREYLAGVQLLKNMYRPDYLDTIVTRFGDDWWQEPLRFFIGHVENEELFDSFMQKLFDSPVTENLTSKQQDLLVTLVEEAPQRKIDALQKKLFDLQTTPNRQRYIMECLKIIGKPEALAIVKTFIESGRNNVLFDKLHAEYILIKGGTFAFSLTEKLEKMPDLYVAKYTVTNELYRQFLNYLQSGKVPDIDAVTLELYHNHLQKMANSINGFSDYLQDKRDLAKLFRSESDDDKRFNKEEQPVMDISWYAAKAYCLWLSLLESEGRIANIYRLPKEIEWEYAAAGEDGREYPWGNTAPNSKLANFNQNEGATTPVGRYPEGATPEGLYDMAGNVWEWTDDIHEKYALARALRGGSWGYVPGVLRCSARYFSHPASWLSGFGFRVVRSSPSS
- a CDS encoding formylglycine-generating enzyme family protein; translation: MTERLRSVYEDDDRFNKDHQPVVGVSWYAAKAYCYWLSCLETGCMDAGLYRLPTEIEWEYCASGKEQRPYPWGSSSPTQQRANYKMSKKETTTLVGVYPDGATPDGLYDMAGNVWEWMEHRNENEKEKERFFLRGGSWDTTPDYLRCSAPGFQSPFYSSSEIGFRVVRSASPS